The Acidianus manzaensis genome has a window encoding:
- a CDS encoding aminotransferase class V-fold PLP-dependent enzyme translates to MFCLDFRSQIPITKNLIYLNHAAISPTPLEVLFESFRYLYQVSNYGSIADNEEEKDEFMKIRNNIAKLINANPLEISLVPNTSYGINIIAHGLNLEKGDNVVTDSLEFPATVYPFLKLKDKGVDTRIVDVTVDNFEQEIINHIDENTKLVSISHVSFNTGIKIDVKKISEKAKKVNAFILLDIIQSAGATRVDVKDMNIDFAVAGGYKWLMSPQGSGFLYIKSGLMEDPPFYGWKSSKEYLKFNAKEFELEKGPRRFEIGTIDIAANLGLSKSSEIISSHMSEIEDRVNYLSSYAIDLAEDKKLDVITPKNKKAGIVVVKVKNAKKLAEKLVENKIIVSPRGEGIRISTHFYNTEEEIRQAVNLLSQEVS, encoded by the coding sequence GTGTTTTGTCTAGATTTTAGATCACAAATACCTATAACGAAAAATTTAATATACCTTAACCATGCAGCTATTTCTCCAACTCCTTTAGAAGTGCTATTCGAAAGCTTTAGATATCTATATCAAGTTTCAAACTATGGGTCTATAGCTGATAATGAAGAAGAAAAAGACGAGTTTATGAAAATAAGAAATAATATAGCAAAACTAATAAATGCTAATCCATTAGAAATATCCCTAGTTCCAAATACAAGTTATGGAATAAATATTATTGCACATGGTTTAAACTTAGAAAAAGGAGATAATGTAGTAACTGATTCTTTAGAATTTCCTGCAACTGTTTATCCTTTCCTAAAATTAAAAGATAAAGGAGTAGATACTAGAATAGTAGATGTAACAGTAGATAATTTCGAACAAGAAATAATTAATCATATTGATGAAAATACTAAACTAGTATCAATTAGCCATGTTAGTTTTAATACAGGAATTAAAATTGATGTAAAAAAGATATCCGAAAAAGCAAAAAAAGTGAACGCTTTTATCCTTTTGGATATTATCCAAAGTGCAGGAGCTACAAGAGTTGACGTAAAAGATATGAACATAGATTTTGCTGTTGCAGGTGGTTATAAATGGTTAATGTCACCACAAGGTTCTGGATTTTTATATATAAAATCTGGATTAATGGAAGATCCTCCTTTTTATGGTTGGAAATCTTCTAAAGAATATTTAAAATTCAATGCAAAAGAGTTTGAACTAGAAAAAGGTCCAAGAAGATTTGAAATAGGAACTATAGATATTGCAGCTAATTTAGGATTATCCAAATCTTCTGAGATAATTTCCTCACATATGTCTGAGATAGAGGATAGAGTAAACTACCTATCTTCATATGCTATAGATTTAGCAGAAGACAAAAAGTTAGATGTTATAACACCTAAAAATAAGAAAGCAGGTATAGTAGTAGTAAAAGTTAAAAATGCTAAAAAATTAGCAGAGAAATTAGTAGAAAATAAAATAATAGTATCACCTAGAGGAGAAGGAATAAGAATATCTACTCACTTTTACAATACTGAAGAAGAAATACGACAAGCAGTTAACTTACTTTCTCAAGAAGTTTCATAG
- the nadA gene encoding quinolinate synthase NadA gives MADYTEIIKQIKELKKQKNAIILGHNYMDYGVQLVSDFTGDSYDLAVKALRTNADIIVFAGVYFMAEQAAALNQDKKVLSPDPNAGCSLSDSLDVKTLKEFKEMYPTAPVVLYINTSIYAKALADYIVTSSTAVKIVKNLDSDVILFGPDANLANFVEKKTGKKIIKVPPNGRCLVHASYVRQFVNLARKKYPNALLMAHPESPLEILEAADFVGSTNQMINFAKENPNKEFIVATEIGMINALKIQVPNKEFYPLISTEACACARCPYMAMITLEKIKNSLVNEVTEVKVPKDVAEKAKEAFERTMKLLEKVS, from the coding sequence ATGGCAGATTATACGGAGATCATAAAACAAATTAAAGAATTAAAAAAACAGAAAAATGCTATAATATTAGGTCATAATTATATGGATTATGGAGTTCAATTAGTATCTGACTTTACTGGTGATTCATATGATTTAGCAGTTAAAGCATTAAGGACTAATGCAGACATCATTGTATTTGCAGGAGTTTACTTTATGGCTGAACAAGCAGCAGCTCTAAATCAAGATAAAAAGGTATTAAGCCCAGATCCTAATGCAGGTTGTAGTTTATCTGACTCTTTAGATGTAAAAACTTTGAAGGAATTTAAAGAGATGTATCCTACTGCGCCTGTAGTATTATACATAAATACTAGCATATATGCTAAAGCTCTAGCTGATTACATAGTTACTTCGTCAACAGCAGTTAAAATAGTAAAGAATCTTGATTCTGACGTAATATTATTTGGACCTGATGCCAATTTGGCAAATTTTGTTGAAAAGAAAACTGGAAAGAAAATAATTAAAGTTCCACCTAATGGAAGATGTTTAGTTCATGCATCATATGTTAGACAATTTGTTAATCTTGCGAGGAAAAAATATCCTAATGCATTATTAATGGCACACCCTGAATCTCCATTAGAAATATTAGAGGCTGCTGATTTTGTCGGTTCAACTAATCAAATGATTAATTTTGCAAAGGAAAATCCTAATAAGGAATTTATAGTAGCTACAGAAATTGGAATGATAAATGCGTTAAAGATTCAAGTACCTAATAAGGAATTTTATCCTTTAATTTCTACTGAAGCTTGTGCGTGTGCAAGATGTCCTTATATGGCAATGATAACATTAGAAAAAATAAAGAATTCGTTAGTAAATGAGGTAACAGAAGTTAAAGTTCCAAAAGATGTAGCAGAGAAGGCTAAAGAGGCTTTTGAAAGAACTATGAAACTTCTTGAGAAAGTAAGTTAA
- the cobT gene encoding nicotinate mononucleotide-dependent phosphoribosyltransferase CobT codes for MVKEVIGKFLNEINSAKNFSFLLVIATTDVSLIPGLTIAGATPELTHFTPAADAEFLMLGKCKVINTVPVTPDGIPTPALISRASLSFLKISKTIVNAGSKITPNLPFIDLGGKPGGDIRKQSLDKSTAEKIIQNGIILGDELSNSYDLLVIGESIPAGTTTAMAVLEALGYNAIDKMSSASPNNPKELKSKIVKEALKDLPTSLIDKLAKVSDPMLLGVAGISIGFKGKILLAGGTQMCAAAAIIKEIENTKIHDIGIGTTKWIINDKTADIISLAKDLGVNLLYSDLDFSISKYEGIRVYEKGYVKEGVGAGGSSILAMLKANINNKDLVDKIDSMYSELLIR; via the coding sequence ATGGTTAAAGAAGTTATAGGAAAATTTTTAAATGAAATAAACTCAGCAAAAAATTTCTCCTTTTTATTAGTAATAGCAACAACTGATGTAAGTTTAATACCTGGATTGACAATTGCCGGTGCTACTCCAGAATTAACTCATTTTACTCCAGCAGCAGATGCAGAATTTCTAATGTTAGGAAAGTGTAAAGTAATAAACACTGTTCCAGTAACACCTGATGGAATACCAACCCCAGCTTTAATATCGAGAGCATCTCTTTCATTTTTAAAAATTAGCAAAACGATAGTTAACGCTGGAAGTAAAATAACTCCTAATTTACCCTTTATAGATTTAGGAGGAAAGCCAGGGGGAGATATAAGAAAACAATCATTAGATAAATCCACCGCTGAAAAAATTATCCAAAATGGAATTATTTTAGGTGACGAGCTTTCTAATTCATATGATTTATTAGTAATAGGTGAATCAATTCCAGCAGGCACTACTACTGCAATGGCAGTTTTAGAAGCGTTAGGTTATAATGCTATTGATAAGATGAGTTCAGCATCTCCAAATAATCCTAAAGAACTAAAAAGTAAAATAGTTAAAGAGGCACTAAAAGATTTACCAACTTCCTTAATTGATAAACTAGCAAAAGTCTCTGATCCTATGTTATTAGGAGTAGCAGGAATTTCTATAGGATTTAAAGGCAAAATTCTACTTGCAGGTGGAACACAAATGTGCGCAGCTGCAGCTATTATAAAAGAAATTGAAAATACTAAAATTCATGACATAGGAATAGGAACTACTAAATGGATCATAAATGATAAAACAGCTGATATAATATCATTAGCAAAAGATCTAGGAGTAAATTTACTTTACTCTGATTTGGATTTTTCAATATCTAAATACGAGGGAATACGAGTTTACGAAAAAGGTTACGTGAAAGAAGGTGTAGGAGCTGGAGGTTCGTCAATATTAGCCATGCTTAAAGCTAATATTAATAATAAAGACCTTGTAGATAAAATAGACTCTATGTATTCAGAATTGCTTATAAGATAG
- a CDS encoding transcriptional regulator, which yields MEYDFLTTRERIFYLLKYSDEPLTARQIMKILGIKKEKEVYEHLYHISKSSKRKDFIIIMFPPICENCGYTFKLETPKKPSRCPICKSERIKPPSFLIRNKNMKKDGKSNIH from the coding sequence ATGGAGTATGATTTTTTAACTACTAGAGAGAGAATTTTCTATTTGTTAAAATATTCAGATGAACCTTTAACTGCGAGACAAATTATGAAAATACTTGGAATAAAAAAGGAAAAAGAAGTTTATGAGCATTTGTATCATATTTCTAAATCATCAAAAAGAAAGGACTTTATAATCATTATGTTTCCGCCTATATGTGAAAATTGTGGCTATACATTTAAGTTAGAAACTCCTAAAAAGCCTAGCAGATGTCCTATTTGCAAATCAGAAAGAATCAAACCCCCAAGTTTTTTAATTAGAAATAAAAATATGAAAAAAGATGGCAAAAGCAATATTCATTGA
- a CDS encoding HAD family hydrolase, with translation MAKAIFIDMGETLVKFIPRYDEAVANAIREAGIQVDDKAVFRALMAQMGSNHFPHKEIGGLSNIDFKDLFYRLGKYPDPKIIKKLENNSYLSEKYELYNDAIPFLTEMKKLGLKIILVSNATYKIHDIVKELNLINYLDGIVASCDLGIMKPHPKIFYHAKKIGCNDGIHIGDVYEIDYLGAKRAYLDAILLDRFGFYPEIKENKISNLFDAIDLIKTKLNM, from the coding sequence ATGGCAAAAGCAATATTCATTGACATGGGAGAAACTTTAGTAAAATTCATACCAAGATACGACGAAGCAGTAGCAAACGCAATAAGAGAAGCAGGTATACAAGTAGATGACAAGGCTGTATTTAGAGCACTTATGGCGCAGATGGGTAGCAATCATTTTCCGCATAAAGAAATCGGAGGTTTAAGTAATATAGATTTTAAGGATCTATTCTATAGATTAGGTAAATATCCTGATCCAAAAATAATTAAAAAATTAGAAAATAATTCCTATCTTTCAGAGAAATATGAGCTTTACAATGATGCTATACCATTTTTAACAGAAATGAAAAAATTAGGTTTGAAAATAATTCTAGTCTCGAATGCTACATATAAAATTCATGATATAGTAAAAGAATTGAACTTAATAAATTACTTAGACGGTATAGTAGCATCATGCGATCTTGGAATAATGAAGCCACATCCTAAAATTTTTTACCATGCTAAAAAAATAGGTTGTAATGACGGAATTCATATAGGTGACGTGTACGAAATTGACTATTTAGGTGCAAAAAGAGCATATTTAGATGCGATACTTCTAGATAGATTTGGATTTTATCCAGAAATTAAAGAAAATAAGATTAGTAATCTATTCGATGCAATAGATCTTATAAAAACTAAGTTAAATATGTAG
- a CDS encoding phosphoglycolate phosphatase encodes MNLVIEMFLVASDYDRTLASEENGFILSKDVAEKVNNFVKKYPFVVVTGREKRFINILAKGLKPTAWILENGSFALMDDKEYYFVENDWFNLRENIIRKLDEMGIKYSVGKVIIYLDNAVHLKNKIFLENASIEWNRSDGMIMPTYINKGFGLKKFLQLINFKGKTIGIGDSENDINLFKNVDYKVAVHNALKEIKDIADLVLDEDNGKGVSKLLDMILTGEIYKVIKI; translated from the coding sequence ATAAATTTGGTGATTGAAATGTTTTTGGTTGCATCAGATTATGATAGGACGTTAGCTAGTGAGGAAAATGGCTTTATATTATCAAAGGATGTAGCGGAGAAAGTTAATAATTTTGTAAAAAAATATCCTTTTGTTGTTGTTACTGGTAGAGAAAAAAGGTTTATTAATATTTTAGCTAAGGGCCTAAAACCTACTGCATGGATACTAGAGAATGGTTCTTTTGCCTTGATGGATGATAAGGAATATTACTTTGTAGAAAATGATTGGTTTAATTTAAGAGAAAATATAATTAGAAAATTAGATGAAATGGGAATTAAATATTCTGTAGGGAAAGTAATTATTTATTTAGATAATGCAGTTCATTTAAAGAATAAAATATTTCTAGAAAATGCTTCAATTGAATGGAATAGGTCTGATGGAATGATAATGCCAACTTATATTAATAAAGGATTTGGTTTAAAAAAATTTTTACAATTAATAAATTTCAAAGGTAAGACTATAGGTATTGGGGATAGTGAAAATGATATAAATTTATTTAAAAATGTTGATTATAAAGTAGCAGTACATAATGCGTTAAAGGAAATAAAAGATATAGCTGATCTTGTACTTGATGAGGATAATGGAAAAGGTGTCAGTAAATTATTGGATATGATTCTAACGGGAGAGATTTATAAAGTAATAAAGATATAG
- a CDS encoding TIM barrel protein: MPKIYLGTAGIPLSAKGKSTIDGVKRVRELGLNAMEVEFVQGVRMSIEKAKELGEIARELNVRLSVHAPYFINLCSTDKEKIEASKNRIIETALRAEAMMADAIAIHIAFYGKGDEKTCYELVKEGIGEVLDKSKELGISNVKFGIETMAKETAIGTLDEVISLAKETDKTRVKPYIDWAHTFARQGGKIDYGEIIDRLENELNLDHINSHFEGLENRKGKYVDVHRSITYNTPPFEPLAKEILKRENLSITLICESPELENDALIMKQTLERMGYKFGD, translated from the coding sequence ATGCCAAAAATTTATCTCGGTACTGCTGGAATTCCTTTGTCAGCAAAGGGAAAAAGTACTATTGATGGAGTTAAGAGAGTAAGAGAATTAGGATTAAACGCAATGGAAGTAGAATTTGTACAAGGAGTAAGAATGAGTATTGAAAAAGCTAAAGAATTGGGAGAGATAGCTAGGGAATTAAATGTTAGACTTTCTGTTCATGCTCCGTATTTTATTAATTTGTGTTCTACTGATAAAGAGAAAATTGAAGCTTCTAAGAATAGAATTATTGAAACTGCATTAAGGGCAGAGGCTATGATGGCTGATGCGATAGCTATTCATATAGCATTCTACGGTAAAGGTGATGAAAAAACGTGTTATGAATTGGTAAAAGAAGGTATTGGAGAAGTTTTAGATAAAAGTAAGGAGCTTGGAATATCAAATGTTAAATTTGGAATTGAAACTATGGCTAAGGAAACTGCTATAGGTACGTTAGATGAAGTTATTTCATTGGCTAAAGAAACAGATAAAACTAGAGTAAAGCCTTATATAGATTGGGCTCATACGTTTGCTAGGCAAGGCGGTAAGATAGATTATGGTGAAATTATAGATAGGTTAGAAAATGAATTGAATCTAGACCACATAAATTCTCATTTTGAAGGGTTAGAAAATAGAAAGGGCAAATATGTTGATGTGCATAGATCAATTACTTATAATACGCCACCTTTTGAGCCATTGGCTAAAGAAATATTAAAAAGAGAAAATCTTTCAATTACTCTTATATGTGAAAGTCCTGAATTGGAAAATGATGCTTTAATAATGAAACAAACTTTGGAAAGAATGGGGTATAAATTTGGTGATTGA